A genomic segment from Desulfurella amilsii encodes:
- a CDS encoding ABC transporter ATP-binding protein, whose product MIEAKELNFSYFDTTVLKDIAFSIKKSSICAILGPNGSGKSTLLKVLDKLLKPQKGTVLIENENLDKLSLRMAAKKIAYLSQETDISFSFSVFDIVLAGRAHNVGYLSQPSRQDLEIAQKAISLVGIDHLKNKIYTQLSGGQKRLVLIAQALAQQAKILLFDEPTNHLDFSNQYVILNLIKNLIKNNHLTAIITLHDPNLAVWFSDTIIMIKNGSLLNYGPTKTIMTAQNLSELYDEKITILNNNNRLFIMLSEIV is encoded by the coding sequence ATGATTGAAGCTAAAGAGCTAAATTTTTCCTATTTTGATACCACTGTATTAAAAGATATTGCTTTTAGTATAAAGAAATCGTCGATATGTGCTATACTTGGCCCAAATGGCTCTGGTAAAAGCACACTGCTAAAAGTATTGGATAAATTACTAAAACCTCAAAAAGGTACAGTGCTTATCGAAAATGAAAATCTGGATAAATTATCTTTGAGAATGGCTGCAAAAAAAATAGCGTATTTATCTCAAGAAACCGACATATCTTTTTCGTTTAGCGTATTTGATATAGTATTAGCTGGCAGAGCGCATAATGTAGGTTATTTAAGCCAGCCATCAAGACAAGACTTAGAAATTGCCCAAAAAGCCATATCGCTTGTAGGCATTGATCATTTAAAGAATAAAATTTATACACAATTAAGCGGTGGTCAAAAAAGACTTGTGCTTATTGCCCAAGCCCTAGCACAGCAAGCAAAAATTTTACTGTTTGACGAGCCAACAAATCACTTAGATTTTTCAAACCAATACGTAATTTTAAACCTAATAAAAAACCTCATAAAAAATAACCATTTAACAGCGATCATAACATTGCATGATCCTAATCTAGCCGTATGGTTTAGTGATACTATAATAATGATAAAAAACGGTTCTTTGCTAAATTATGGACCTACAAAAACCATAATGACTGCTCAAAATTTAAGCGAATTGTATGATGAAAAAATAACAATATTAAACAACAACAACAGGTTGTTTATAATGCTTTCGGAGATTGTATGA
- a CDS encoding class I SAM-dependent methyltransferase: protein MSKYEGFIDVAENIFKDIYPQIAKNITAFYKKQSGTVVEIGCGSAILSRSFYNFGNYRIFALDLEFDMIFSAKKFIEKENKSTIFPIVANVGAIPFKSDFADLVISRGSVFFWEDKVQAFKEIYRILKKSGITYIGGGFGNKDLKEKIHKVMSEKNPNWQNQVQERLRQTNPQTIKNILQKSNIETYKIINDETGFWIIITKE from the coding sequence ATGAGCAAGTACGAAGGTTTTATTGATGTGGCAGAAAATATTTTTAAAGACATATACCCTCAAATTGCAAAAAATATAACGGCATTTTATAAAAAACAAAGCGGCACTGTGGTAGAAATAGGCTGCGGTAGTGCTATATTATCAAGAAGCTTTTATAACTTTGGAAATTATCGCATTTTTGCACTTGATTTAGAATTCGATATGATCTTTAGTGCAAAAAAATTTATAGAAAAAGAAAACAAAAGCACAATTTTCCCCATTGTGGCAAATGTAGGAGCAATACCGTTTAAAAGCGACTTTGCTGACCTAGTTATTAGCAGAGGTTCAGTGTTTTTTTGGGAGGACAAAGTACAAGCTTTCAAAGAAATTTATAGAATTTTGAAAAAAAGTGGTATAACGTATATCGGTGGTGGGTTCGGCAACAAAGATCTAAAAGAAAAAATTCATAAAGTAATGTCAGAGAAAAACCCAAACTGGCAAAATCAGGTTCAAGAGCGTCTAAGGCAAACAAATCCACAAACAATAAAAAACATCCTGCAAAAATCAAACATTGAAACTTACAAGATCATAAATGATGAAACCGGGTTTTGGATAATAATAACAAAGGAGTAA
- a CDS encoding radical SAM protein, which yields MKCNICEFRCDIQDSKFGFCGMYENKNGQIVERFKNAYLFINPISIETQPMLHFFPNHKFLQLGSLGCNFKCEGCVSNVFVKHADVFKDALRILSAEEIVQKALKENCKGIVFGINEPTMQYFSLLDLAKKAKESKLLFGISTNLYYTKDALEELIKYLDFVNVGLKGYTQATYKKFCKALSSKPVFRNIVYLFRNNVYFEVSIPHVKGNEVELANAAKFLSKLSRQIPMQVMRFVPFDSASAELEPSISESEKLAEELKQYLDYVYLLNSPGTKHLHTTLDKFSIKRCFYGPMGAHIISTTGKPSHIIGNICKKDFEEDGFFGGYRLTRAIEMVVGILNALGVKDKKTITFVIGTILKDKNFLAFFHETQDGENTNLENYFDVVNLLAKISNTDPSKLINFYSEILEDVKQKRKNIEKKLKSYYVMGTPIFALNTHRFENKLASFAGLETIKLIKEGKPGVNITHEELITYNPDIVFISGFISCKEEDFYAYCQTHNINIHAGKTKKVFRLPFGWDFGTVEWIFGLMFIANAAYPHIYNFDIERKYYLFNNKSYTQANKSFYAHIV from the coding sequence ATGAAATGCAATATTTGTGAGTTTAGGTGCGACATACAAGACTCTAAATTTGGTTTTTGTGGGATGTATGAAAACAAAAACGGCCAGATAGTTGAGCGTTTTAAAAACGCTTATTTATTTATAAACCCCATTTCTATCGAAACACAGCCAATGCTGCATTTTTTTCCAAACCATAAGTTTTTGCAGCTTGGCAGCCTAGGGTGTAACTTCAAGTGTGAAGGCTGCGTGTCAAATGTATTTGTAAAACACGCGGATGTTTTTAAAGATGCTTTGAGAATTTTAAGTGCTGAAGAAATCGTACAAAAAGCGCTTAAGGAAAACTGCAAAGGTATAGTTTTTGGCATAAATGAACCCACAATGCAGTACTTTAGTCTGCTTGATCTTGCAAAAAAAGCTAAAGAAAGCAAGCTGCTTTTTGGTATATCTACAAACCTCTATTATACTAAAGATGCGCTAGAAGAACTAATTAAATATTTAGATTTTGTAAATGTAGGCTTAAAAGGGTATACACAAGCCACATACAAAAAATTTTGCAAAGCTCTGTCTTCAAAGCCGGTATTTCGAAATATTGTTTACTTGTTTAGAAACAATGTGTATTTTGAAGTTTCTATTCCCCATGTAAAAGGCAATGAAGTTGAGCTTGCAAATGCAGCAAAATTTTTATCAAAACTATCACGCCAGATACCTATGCAGGTTATGCGCTTTGTACCGTTTGATAGTGCATCGGCTGAGCTTGAGCCCTCAATTAGCGAATCAGAAAAACTAGCTGAAGAGCTTAAACAATATTTAGATTATGTATATCTACTCAACTCTCCAGGCACAAAACACCTACATACTACTTTAGATAAATTTAGCATAAAACGCTGTTTTTATGGGCCAATGGGTGCACACATTATCTCTACAACAGGCAAACCATCACACATTATAGGTAATATTTGCAAAAAAGATTTTGAAGAAGACGGATTTTTTGGCGGCTACAGGCTCACAAGGGCTATAGAGATGGTAGTAGGCATATTAAATGCCCTTGGCGTAAAAGACAAAAAAACCATAACTTTTGTTATTGGCACAATTTTAAAAGATAAAAATTTTTTAGCTTTTTTTCACGAAACCCAAGATGGCGAAAATACCAATTTAGAAAATTACTTTGACGTTGTAAATTTATTAGCAAAAATCTCAAATACGGATCCTTCAAAGCTTATCAACTTTTACAGCGAAATTTTAGAAGATGTTAAACAAAAACGCAAAAACATAGAAAAAAAACTAAAATCCTACTATGTTATGGGCACACCAATCTTTGCACTTAATACACACAGGTTTGAAAACAAACTTGCAAGCTTTGCTGGTTTAGAAACAATTAAATTAATCAAAGAAGGAAAGCCAGGCGTCAATATAACACATGAGGAACTTATTACATATAACCCCGACATTGTATTTATTTCAGGATTTATTTCTTGCAAAGAAGAAGACTTTTACGCGTACTGCCAAACACACAACATAAATATTCATGCAGGAAAAACAAAAAAAGTTTTCAGGTTACCATTTGGCTGGGATTTTGGTACAGTTGAGTGGATATTTGGCTTGATGTTTATTGCAAACGCAGCCTATCCTCACATATACAATTTTGATATTGAACGCAAATACTACTTATTTAACAATAAAAGCTACACTCAGGCAAATAAATCATTCTATGCGCATATTGTATAA
- a CDS encoding TonB-dependent receptor, translating into MKRKFISVAVLWCLLLAQKTYGVELPSITVSAPKKTLINQYTKTLDSQTQNQYNLDSSAIKTFSNTSNSVFNAINMIPSVNAQGPDAYGNDETLRLRGIDSTKAGIININGVPTPNGPTGSLTANVFDLENIENINVYDGAIKPNIGFNSFGDFPGIIDLSIKKPSDKFGITLNQSFGSFDYSKSFVRLDSGDINGFRAFASSSLAYANKWKGNGNFVRKNAMFGLTKNFDNFVDFALYLGYNSDFHNNYYGLNYNQASNINKNYALDYNNNPNSTSYYDYNKVNSRNYFVLPTFTINTSDSSKLVLKPYYWSVEGNSYYTGNNPKFVQKFLYNSNIFGIVSNFDWKIAKNYTFTVGYWFNKQQMPGPPYAIENFIPKNGSLQFSNWAILADHGYHTINSPFVNVEANIGKLKVDAGLKYLMYKTSAINGYNTNGISTSNVDEALNLAKPDPFETANSKIFRNYLPYVGINYQLSNYVNLFGNYGRSFQAPNFNLWPSYASNKQAFESKGITLQSLWDKYFKMTTADNFDLGLRYNNENLFFYPTLFYSTIKNIGTYAPINVGNGQIAEMPSNTAKAKSYGIEISAGYTPFKDLLLFASYSYNRFYYTENVSFMNNFYDVKGKQIVNVPKNIIKAGFTYKYNTVSITPYFSYIGKRYGNLLHTQLVPSVFLANLNIGYTQKNLWKFKDVNFSLDFINLFNKRYISTINSPDSNFSMYGQTTYQVGAPFSVVGSVSIKF; encoded by the coding sequence ATGAAAAGAAAATTTATTTCGGTAGCTGTTTTGTGGTGCTTGTTGCTTGCACAAAAAACTTATGGCGTTGAACTGCCAAGCATAACAGTAAGTGCACCTAAAAAAACTCTTATAAATCAGTATACAAAAACACTTGATTCTCAAACGCAAAATCAATACAACCTAGATAGTTCTGCCATAAAAACATTTTCTAATACAAGCAATTCGGTATTCAATGCGATAAATATGATACCATCTGTAAATGCCCAAGGACCTGATGCGTATGGAAATGATGAAACTTTGCGATTAAGAGGCATAGATAGCACAAAAGCTGGCATAATAAACATAAATGGCGTTCCTACACCAAATGGTCCAACAGGTAGCTTAACTGCCAATGTTTTTGATTTAGAAAACATAGAAAACATAAATGTTTATGACGGTGCAATTAAACCCAATATTGGCTTTAACTCATTTGGAGATTTTCCTGGTATAATTGACTTATCTATAAAAAAACCTTCGGATAAATTTGGTATTACACTAAATCAAAGCTTTGGTAGTTTTGATTATTCAAAAAGTTTTGTAAGGCTAGATTCTGGTGATATTAATGGTTTTAGAGCATTTGCTTCTTCATCATTGGCTTATGCAAATAAATGGAAAGGCAATGGTAATTTCGTAAGGAAAAATGCTATGTTTGGGCTAACAAAAAATTTTGATAATTTTGTAGATTTTGCATTGTATTTAGGATACAACAGTGACTTTCACAATAACTATTATGGTTTAAACTACAACCAAGCTTCAAACATAAACAAAAATTATGCTCTTGACTACAACAATAACCCAAACAGCACTTCCTACTACGATTACAACAAAGTAAATAGCAGAAACTACTTTGTTTTGCCAACCTTTACAATTAATACATCAGACTCATCAAAACTCGTTTTAAAACCATATTACTGGTCAGTTGAAGGAAATAGTTATTATACTGGGAATAACCCTAAGTTTGTCCAAAAATTTTTATACAATAGCAATATTTTTGGCATAGTTTCAAATTTTGATTGGAAGATTGCAAAAAACTACACATTTACAGTTGGCTATTGGTTCAATAAACAGCAAATGCCAGGGCCCCCTTATGCAATTGAAAATTTTATTCCCAAAAATGGGTCTTTGCAATTTTCTAACTGGGCAATTCTAGCAGATCATGGTTATCATACTATAAATTCACCATTTGTAAATGTAGAGGCTAACATAGGTAAATTAAAAGTTGATGCAGGTTTAAAGTATTTAATGTACAAAACATCAGCAATTAATGGCTACAACACAAATGGTATAAGCACATCAAATGTGGATGAAGCGCTAAACCTTGCAAAGCCAGACCCTTTTGAAACAGCAAACTCCAAAATTTTTAGAAATTACCTACCCTATGTGGGCATTAATTATCAGTTAAGCAATTATGTTAATCTATTTGGGAATTACGGCAGGAGTTTTCAAGCACCCAATTTTAACTTATGGCCATCTTATGCAAGCAACAAACAAGCTTTCGAGTCAAAAGGCATAACGCTTCAATCGTTATGGGATAAATACTTCAAAATGACAACAGCAGACAATTTTGATTTAGGTCTAAGGTACAATAATGAAAATTTATTCTTTTACCCAACGTTGTTTTACAGTACTATAAAGAATATCGGCACTTACGCTCCAATAAATGTAGGAAACGGCCAAATTGCAGAAATGCCATCAAATACTGCAAAAGCAAAGTCATATGGTATAGAAATTTCTGCCGGTTATACGCCGTTTAAAGATTTATTGTTGTTTGCTTCATACAGTTATAACAGATTTTATTATACAGAGAATGTATCATTTATGAATAATTTTTATGATGTAAAAGGTAAACAAATAGTTAATGTACCCAAAAACATCATTAAAGCGGGTTTTACTTACAAATACAATACTGTTTCAATTACACCATATTTTAGCTACATTGGTAAACGCTACGGGAATTTACTCCATACACAATTAGTACCATCAGTTTTTCTTGCCAATTTAAATATTGGCTACACTCAGAAAAATTTGTGGAAATTTAAAGATGTAAATTTTAGCCTTGATTTTATAAATTTATTCAATAAACGCTATATAAGCACCATAAACTCACCTGATTCGAATTTTTCTATGTATGGTCAAACAACCTATCAAGTAGGTGCGCCATTTAGCGTAGTAGGCAGTGTCTCTATAAAGTTTTAA
- a CDS encoding DJ-1/PfpI family protein, whose protein sequence is MAKKVLMLVGDYVEDYEVMVPFQMLQMVGLDTHCACPNKRAGEFVKTAIHDFEGDQTYSEKRGHNFMLNCTFEDIKPESFDALVLPGGRAPEYIRLDNRVIEIVKHFSQSKKPIAAICHGPQILVAADAVEGYELTAYPALKPDIVRAGGKWVDPNQTFSNACVDRNLVTAPAWPAHPEWIRKFLEVLDVKISL, encoded by the coding sequence ATGGCAAAAAAAGTTTTGATGTTGGTAGGTGATTATGTAGAAGATTATGAAGTTATGGTGCCTTTTCAAATGTTGCAAATGGTAGGTCTAGATACTCATTGTGCCTGTCCAAATAAGAGAGCGGGTGAATTTGTAAAAACCGCTATTCATGACTTCGAGGGAGATCAAACCTACTCTGAAAAACGCGGACATAATTTTATGCTGAATTGTACTTTTGAAGACATAAAGCCTGAAAGTTTTGATGCGCTAGTGCTTCCAGGGGGTAGGGCACCTGAGTATATCAGGCTAGATAATAGAGTAATTGAGATTGTAAAACATTTTTCTCAAAGCAAAAAGCCCATTGCAGCTATATGCCACGGTCCGCAAATTTTGGTTGCAGCAGATGCAGTTGAAGGCTATGAATTAACCGCATACCCAGCTCTTAAGCCAGATATTGTCAGAGCTGGCGGAAAATGGGTTGATCCAAATCAGACATTTTCCAATGCTTGTGTAGATAGAAATTTAGTTACAGCGCCAGCTTGGCCTGCACATCCAGAGTGGATTAGGAAATTTTTAGAAGTGCTAGATGTAAAAATATCGCTTTAA
- the modA gene encoding molybdate ABC transporter substrate-binding protein — MDNIRLACAPNLSGIIEEIIDSFYDKAVSFELTIGDNCNVYYKEILSGKPYDIFLAADEKITDDLFFSGLAKKSAIYAKSKLCLWSLEYNISNLSNIKIALPDPNSAPYGKAAFEYLENTKILNSVKENLLFGTSPFEVSRLVLDQKAQVAFLPVSFVKSVLKNDNFKVLEDGYNPVVQKGVLLLQANNKAQEFFDFLVNSKQSKQILNKFGF; from the coding sequence ATGGACAACATTAGACTTGCGTGTGCACCAAATTTAAGTGGTATTATAGAAGAAATTATTGATAGTTTTTACGACAAAGCAGTTTCATTTGAATTAACAATTGGTGATAATTGCAATGTTTACTACAAAGAGATATTAAGCGGCAAACCATACGATATATTTTTAGCTGCGGATGAGAAAATCACTGACGATTTATTTTTTTCAGGTCTTGCAAAAAAAAGTGCTATTTATGCCAAAAGCAAGTTATGCCTGTGGTCACTTGAATACAACATTTCAAATTTAAGTAATATAAAAATTGCACTACCCGACCCAAACTCAGCCCCTTATGGAAAAGCGGCTTTTGAATATTTGGAAAACACAAAAATATTAAACTCTGTGAAAGAAAACCTGCTTTTTGGCACAAGCCCGTTTGAAGTTTCAAGGTTAGTGCTTGATCAAAAAGCTCAAGTAGCGTTTTTACCCGTTTCTTTTGTAAAAAGTGTTTTAAAGAACGATAACTTTAAAGTCCTAGAAGATGGCTATAATCCAGTTGTCCAAAAAGGTGTTTTGCTCTTGCAGGCAAACAATAAGGCTCAAGAGTTTTTTGATTTTTTAGTAAATTCTAAACAATCAAAACAAATCTTAAATAAATTTGGTTTTTAA
- a CDS encoding heterodisulfide reductase-related iron-sulfur binding cluster has translation MESLIFGIVLLASVGYFFYRVNYLYSLLKFGQAENRFCSPLKRLNTAVKNGLLQMCHFKINDKDINYAGIMHALIFFGFVVLLFGEIELIIKGFAPSFSFSFLGFLYPVYLFLEDLFAFLVLVAIVMSLVRRFIWHPKKLNYHFSAYLILIFITIVVFTLFYMAALEMAKTGKVNPYEPFAGLVYRLLNIHSYNEVAYHIAFWVHMIVLFAFLDFIPNSKHLHILAGIPNNYFANLGPSMALRDLNFEDENAESFGVKNVNELTWKQLLDGYACTECGRCTQVCPAANTGKVLVPREIILGIKENLFHNAQNLITKQELTPLVTNDLPQENPHGYFEYGFAIPDKALWQCTTCGACQNVCPVSNEHIRDMVDLKRYAVLTQGEFPEKLVPIFNNIETNSNPWGINADYRLDWAKDLDVKTIDELKDAEVLYFVGCASSFDDRSKKLAQSFVRVLQKANVKFAVLGKKEKCCGDNARRLGNEYLFYNLAQENIETFKAYNIKKIVTTCPHGYYTLKNEYSKLGGEFEVLHHSQFISQLIKEGKIKLSNKINQTATFHDSCYLGRHSNIYEEPRQIATQAGFNLTEMKNSHCNSFCCGAGGGMMWLEEDGERMNKVRTAQAISTNAQNIITACPFCMIMLDDGVKDISRDDIGVLDIAQVVEKSMA, from the coding sequence ATGGAGAGTTTGATTTTTGGCATTGTTCTTTTGGCAAGTGTGGGCTATTTTTTTTACCGTGTAAATTATTTATACTCACTGCTTAAATTTGGCCAGGCAGAAAATCGCTTTTGTAGTCCTTTAAAGCGTCTAAATACTGCTGTAAAAAACGGACTTTTGCAGATGTGTCATTTTAAGATAAATGACAAGGATATAAACTACGCTGGCATAATGCATGCGCTGATTTTCTTTGGTTTTGTGGTTTTGCTTTTTGGCGAGATAGAGCTAATTATTAAAGGTTTTGCTCCATCTTTTAGTTTTAGCTTTTTGGGGTTTTTGTACCCCGTTTATTTGTTTTTAGAAGATTTGTTTGCATTTTTGGTGCTTGTTGCTATTGTAATGTCTTTGGTGAGGCGCTTTATTTGGCATCCCAAAAAGCTCAATTACCACTTTAGCGCATATTTGATACTGATTTTTATCACTATTGTGGTGTTTACACTGTTTTATATGGCTGCTCTTGAGATGGCAAAAACTGGCAAAGTAAACCCGTATGAGCCTTTTGCAGGCCTTGTGTATAGGCTTTTAAATATCCACTCATACAACGAAGTAGCCTACCATATAGCCTTTTGGGTGCATATGATCGTATTGTTTGCTTTTTTGGATTTTATACCAAACTCAAAACACCTGCACATTTTAGCCGGTATTCCTAACAACTACTTTGCAAATTTAGGTCCTTCTATGGCATTAAGAGACCTTAATTTTGAAGATGAAAACGCAGAAAGCTTCGGGGTAAAAAATGTAAACGAGCTTACCTGGAAGCAGTTGTTAGATGGTTATGCCTGCACAGAATGTGGCAGATGTACCCAGGTATGTCCTGCGGCAAACACTGGCAAAGTGTTGGTGCCAAGAGAAATTATACTTGGTATAAAAGAAAATCTTTTTCACAACGCCCAAAACTTAATCACAAAACAAGAACTTACACCGCTTGTAACAAATGATTTGCCACAGGAAAATCCACACGGCTATTTTGAGTATGGTTTTGCAATACCAGATAAAGCACTCTGGCAGTGTACCACATGCGGTGCATGTCAGAATGTTTGTCCTGTAAGCAATGAACATATAAGAGATATGGTCGATCTAAAGCGCTATGCTGTGCTAACCCAAGGCGAGTTTCCAGAAAAACTTGTACCTATTTTTAATAACATAGAAACAAACTCTAACCCCTGGGGTATCAATGCAGATTATAGACTTGATTGGGCAAAAGATCTTGATGTAAAAACTATAGATGAACTGAAAGATGCAGAGGTTTTATACTTTGTGGGTTGTGCAAGCTCATTTGACGATAGAAGCAAAAAACTTGCTCAAAGCTTTGTAAGGGTGTTACAAAAAGCCAATGTCAAGTTTGCTGTACTTGGCAAAAAAGAGAAATGCTGTGGTGATAACGCAAGACGTCTTGGCAACGAGTATTTATTTTACAACCTTGCTCAAGAAAACATAGAAACTTTCAAAGCATACAATATTAAAAAGATCGTTACAACATGCCCGCACGGTTACTATACGCTAAAAAATGAGTATTCTAAGCTTGGAGGTGAGTTTGAAGTCCTACATCACAGCCAATTTATAAGCCAACTCATAAAAGAAGGCAAAATAAAGCTTTCAAATAAGATAAATCAGACTGCTACCTTTCATGACTCATGTTATTTGGGAAGGCACTCCAATATATATGAAGAACCTAGACAAATTGCTACGCAAGCAGGTTTTAATCTAACAGAAATGAAAAATTCTCACTGCAATAGCTTTTGCTGCGGAGCAGGTGGTGGTATGATGTGGCTTGAAGAGGATGGTGAGCGCATGAATAAGGTTAGAACTGCACAAGCCATAAGCACAAATGCTCAAAACATTATTACTGCTTGTCCGTTTTGTATGATAATGCTTGATGATGGTGTAAAAGATATCTCCAGAGATGATATAGGTGTGCTTGATATTGCCCAAGTAGTAGAAAAGAGTATGGCTTGA